Proteins encoded in a region of the Selenomonadales bacterium genome:
- the rsxA gene encoding electron transport complex subunit RsxA has product MNQIAVIFFSAILINNFVLIRFLGICPFLGISQKIETALGMSLAVVFVMTVASLATWIVQTYLLLPYDLVYLRTIVFILVIAVLVQFVEMVIQKSSPTLYQALGVYLPLITTNCAVLGVTILNLNEAYNLVEALVHGFAAAVGFGLAIVVFAGIRERLELAEIPEALQGFPIALIIAGLLSISFFGFQGLL; this is encoded by the coding sequence ATGAATCAAATTGCCGTTATCTTCTTTAGTGCGATTCTCATCAACAACTTTGTCCTGATTCGCTTCCTAGGAATATGCCCCTTCTTGGGTATCTCGCAAAAGATAGAGACCGCACTGGGCATGAGCCTTGCCGTCGTCTTCGTAATGACCGTTGCTTCCTTAGCCACGTGGATAGTGCAGACCTATCTCTTGCTGCCCTATGACCTCGTGTACTTGCGGACGATTGTCTTTATTTTGGTCATCGCCGTGTTGGTGCAGTTTGTGGAGATGGTTATTCAAAAGAGCAGCCCGACGCTTTACCAAGCGTTAGGCGTCTATCTTCCTCTCATTACGACCAATTGCGCGGTGCTCGGTGTCACCATTCTTAACCTTAACGAGGCCTATAACCTCGTTGAAGCGCTAGTGCATGGGTTTGCGGCGGCGGTGGGGTTTGGGTTGGCCATCGTGGTGTTTGCCGGCATTAGGGAAAGACTAGAGCTCGCCGAGATTCCGGAGGCACTGCAGGGCTTTCCCATTGCTCTAATTATCGCGGGGCTGTTGTCGATTTCCTTC
- a CDS encoding RnfABCDGE type electron transport complex subunit D codes for MEIKKLLVSSSPHVHSQNSVRRAMLWVLAALAPASLFAVYYYGAYVLLLLVAGIASAVLCEALILKLRHKPISPAFDGSAAVTGLLLALNVPAGAPWWLVAIGAVLAIGIGKQVFGGIGHNPFNPALAARAILVVSWPARMTSWVGPGLVSAATPLAAYRAGNAVPSHFDLFLGFRPGSLGEMSVFLLLVGGLLLINLKIIDWKIPASFIGTVALLTWILPREGQTAFFAGDPIFHVLSGGLILGAFFMATDWTTSPITKRGRIVMGVGAGIITAIIRLYGGLPEGVTFAILIMNACTPLIDRYTLGKSFGSVRGAA; via the coding sequence ATGGAGATTAAAAAGCTTCTGGTATCGTCCTCTCCTCATGTACACAGCCAAAACAGCGTGCGGCGGGCCATGCTTTGGGTGTTAGCTGCGTTAGCGCCGGCCTCTCTGTTCGCCGTCTACTACTATGGCGCTTACGTCCTGCTGCTCTTAGTTGCAGGAATTGCGTCTGCCGTTCTTTGCGAAGCGTTAATTCTTAAACTGCGGCATAAACCCATCTCGCCTGCTTTCGACGGCAGTGCCGCCGTGACAGGCCTGCTCTTGGCGCTTAACGTCCCCGCCGGCGCACCTTGGTGGTTGGTGGCCATTGGCGCGGTTTTAGCCATCGGCATTGGAAAACAGGTCTTTGGCGGCATCGGACACAACCCCTTTAACCCAGCCTTGGCGGCGCGTGCAATTCTCGTCGTTTCCTGGCCGGCACGCATGACTAGCTGGGTCGGGCCGGGGTTAGTTTCAGCCGCAACGCCGCTGGCTGCCTACCGCGCAGGGAATGCCGTGCCCTCCCATTTTGACTTGTTCCTTGGGTTTAGGCCCGGGAGTCTTGGCGAAATGTCGGTCTTTCTTCTGTTAGTTGGGGGTCTGCTGCTCATTAATCTCAAGATCATTGATTGGAAAATACCGGCCTCCTTCATAGGTACCGTGGCGCTCTTAACATGGATATTGCCGCGGGAAGGGCAAACCGCGTTCTTTGCCGGCGACCCAATCTTTCATGTGCTATCCGGCGGACTCATACTCGGCGCGTTTTTTATGGCCACGGACTGGACAACCTCACCTATTACTAAGCGGGGGCGCATTGTGATGGGTGTCGGTGCCGGCATTATAACGGCTATCATTAGGCTTTACGGCGGCTTGCCGGAGGGAGTAACTTTCGCTATCTTGATTATGAATGCCTGTACACCACTGATTGACCGTTACACACTCGGGAAGAGCTTTGGCTCTGTACGGGGGGCAGCGTAA
- a CDS encoding electron transport complex subunit E: MNDLRVFWRGIFDENPTFRLLLGMCPTLAVSIAAGQGLGMGLAATAVLVASNILISLLRSVIPDKIRIPCFIVVIATFVTMVDLIMAAFVPGLHEVLGIFIPLIVVNCIILQRAEAFASKNGVWRSTLDGLGMGVGFTLALVLVSAIREILGSGTLFGLEILGFWQSFEPMGIMVSPPGAFIVLGLLIGLINFLSLRKA; encoded by the coding sequence ATGAACGACCTAAGAGTATTTTGGCGCGGTATTTTCGACGAGAACCCGACCTTTAGGCTACTCCTCGGCATGTGCCCTACGCTAGCCGTGTCCATTGCTGCCGGACAAGGACTAGGCATGGGGTTGGCGGCGACGGCGGTGCTCGTAGCTAGCAATATCCTTATTTCCCTCCTGCGGTCTGTTATACCCGACAAAATCCGTATCCCGTGTTTTATCGTTGTCATCGCCACATTTGTCACCATGGTCGACCTGATTATGGCGGCGTTTGTACCTGGGTTGCACGAGGTGCTAGGCATCTTTATCCCGCTTATTGTTGTTAACTGCATTATTCTGCAGCGCGCCGAGGCTTTCGCTTCTAAGAACGGCGTATGGCGGTCGACGCTCGACGGCCTAGGTATGGGGGTAGGGTTTACGCTCGCGCTGGTCTTGGTCTCAGCTATCAGAGAAATCCTCGGTTCCGGAACGCTTTTTGGGCTAGAGATTCTTGGGTTCTGGCAGTCGTTTGAGCCGATGGGGATTATGGTCTCTCCGCCGGGTGCCTTCATAGTGCTTGGCCTCTTAATCGGACTTATCAACTTTCTTAGCCTGCGTAAGGCGTAG